Proteins encoded in a region of the Candidatus Scalindua japonica genome:
- a CDS encoding Wzz/FepE/Etk N-terminal domain-containing protein, producing MEQAHSSFDLHKYTKLLLRKKWMWIIPTILCTIGSVFYATVQPDVYESECTLLVERSKVMDAVVGGQRGVSAKSVIQIVRQKMLSWKSLVSVIRILELDKDLERDDTAGLQVLYRKIGSKVRLKAKGRNLLTVSYRGENPEINFRIVDGLVTNFIESSLKDSRTEADETVEFVEEDLKRLKKNLDHSEEQLLAFEEEQLEDLPGSQNSKQVRLSIARKELIRVDRALNAINERIKYLDDLEGREDKTITGEVTRIPNPKVATLSKQIDKLEIEINTLRAKFFDEHPSIVKKLKVLKSLEEMREKVAKKVVSEEKIVNNPMYKDLKQKGFTAQLELKALQIERGDLIEEIALLEESVKAMPALRKKLSELKRGYNVNKQLFETRLMQKEKAELRREMTLDSRTNPYRIVDPARISYEPITVVKAKIVGMGFVLGLGLGIALILGLEQIDQRFKTMEDVISYMNLPALGMIPTIITNTQAKQILRKKIIVSSSIAGFIAITTVVCLVVEPVKTIVSKKASVGLEKLSKLSKK from the coding sequence ATGGAACAGGCTCATTCATCGTTCGATTTACATAAATATACGAAACTGCTTTTAAGAAAAAAGTGGATGTGGATTATTCCCACAATCCTGTGCACTATAGGATCGGTTTTTTATGCCACGGTTCAGCCGGATGTTTATGAATCAGAGTGTACTTTGCTTGTGGAACGGTCAAAGGTGATGGATGCTGTTGTCGGTGGACAGAGAGGCGTTAGTGCTAAATCTGTGATACAGATTGTCAGACAAAAAATGTTGAGTTGGAAATCTTTGGTTTCGGTTATAAGGATTTTGGAACTCGATAAAGATTTAGAGAGGGATGACACTGCTGGTTTACAGGTGTTATATCGTAAAATAGGAAGTAAAGTTCGTTTGAAAGCAAAGGGGAGGAATCTGTTAACAGTTTCATATCGTGGAGAAAATCCGGAAATAAACTTTAGAATAGTTGATGGACTTGTTACAAACTTTATTGAGTCCAGCTTAAAGGATTCAAGAACTGAGGCAGATGAGACCGTAGAGTTTGTTGAAGAAGATTTAAAACGACTAAAAAAGAATCTTGATCATTCTGAGGAACAACTTCTCGCATTTGAGGAGGAACAACTTGAAGATTTACCGGGCAGCCAGAACTCCAAGCAGGTTAGATTATCCATAGCCAGGAAAGAGCTGATAAGAGTTGATAGAGCATTGAATGCTATAAACGAGAGAATAAAATATCTGGATGATCTTGAAGGAAGAGAAGATAAGACGATTACAGGAGAAGTGACCCGAATACCAAATCCTAAAGTAGCCACTTTATCTAAACAGATTGATAAGCTGGAGATAGAGATCAATACATTACGTGCTAAATTTTTTGATGAGCATCCAAGTATTGTAAAGAAGCTGAAAGTACTCAAGAGTTTGGAAGAAATGCGTGAAAAAGTAGCTAAAAAGGTTGTGAGTGAAGAGAAGATAGTAAATAATCCTATGTACAAAGATCTTAAGCAAAAAGGGTTCACTGCACAACTTGAACTGAAAGCGTTACAAATAGAACGGGGGGATTTAATTGAGGAAATTGCCCTCCTGGAAGAATCAGTAAAGGCAATGCCTGCTCTTAGAAAGAAGCTTTCTGAATTAAAGCGAGGTTACAATGTAAACAAACAGTTATTTGAAACACGTCTTATGCAAAAAGAAAAGGCGGAACTCAGGAGAGAAATGACCCTTGATTCGAGGACCAACCCTTATAGGATTGTTGATCCCGCAAGGATATCGTACGAACCTATAACGGTTGTTAAAGCAAAGATTGTTGGGATGGGTTTTGTTTTGGGATTAGGACTGGGAATTGCGTTGATACTTGGACTGGAGCAGATTGATCAGAGATTCAAGACGATGGAAGATGTGATAAGTTACATGAATCTTCCTGCATTAGGAATGATCCCTACAATCATTACTAACACTCAGGCTAAACAAATATTAAGAAAGAAGATAATTGTATCAAGTTCAATAGCTGGATTTATTGCTATAACGACAGTTGTTTGTCTCGTTGTAGAGCCTGTCAAAACGATTGTCAGTAAAAAAGCCAGCGTTGGTTTGGAAAAGTTGAGTAAGTTGTCAAAAAAATAA
- a CDS encoding ExeA family protein produces the protein MYRKFYGLRENPFNLTPDPDFIFLGKIHKKALAYLTYGLEARKGFIQLTGDIGSGKTTLLRTLLKRNKNKIKSAFIVNTKATFEQLFRLMLYQFSIIELEADYTKDVLLAKFYNYLIEQSRQNCPVVVVFDEAQNIDIPVLEEIRMLSNMETEKQALVQMIFVGQPELRETFLLPKFRQLKQRISVAYHVNPLSREETVAYINHRLKVAGADSREIITKDACYEIYSYSSGIPRLINVSCDATLLAGYVEEKAVIDENLVRETISELIEDLGRHSKQQEPLSTI, from the coding sequence ATGTACAGAAAATTCTACGGTTTAAGAGAGAACCCATTTAATCTGACCCCTGATCCTGATTTTATTTTTCTTGGTAAGATACACAAGAAGGCATTGGCATATTTAACATATGGGTTGGAGGCCAGGAAAGGCTTTATCCAGCTTACGGGCGATATTGGAAGTGGCAAGACAACTCTGCTGAGAACTTTATTAAAGAGAAACAAGAATAAAATTAAATCAGCATTTATCGTAAATACAAAGGCAACTTTTGAGCAGCTATTCAGGTTGATGCTTTATCAATTCTCTATAATAGAATTAGAGGCAGACTATACAAAGGATGTGTTATTAGCTAAGTTCTATAATTATCTCATAGAACAGTCCAGGCAGAACTGTCCGGTTGTTGTTGTCTTTGATGAAGCTCAAAACATCGATATCCCCGTACTGGAAGAAATTCGTATGTTGTCAAACATGGAAACTGAAAAACAGGCGCTTGTTCAAATGATATTTGTTGGTCAGCCGGAACTGAGGGAGACATTCTTACTTCCAAAATTCAGACAATTGAAGCAGAGGATATCAGTCGCGTATCATGTGAATCCGCTAAGCAGAGAAGAAACGGTAGCGTATATAAACCACAGGTTAAAAGTTGCCGGTGCAGATAGCAGGGAAATCATTACTAAAGATGCGTGTTATGAGATCTATTCATATTCAAGTGGGATACCACGTCTCATTAATGTCTCATGTGATGCTACTTTACTTGCCGGGTATGTTGAGGAGAAGGCAGTTATAGACGAAAACCTTGTTAGAGAAACGATCAGTGAGTTGATTGAAGATCTTGGCAGGCATTCAAAGCAACAAGAGCCTTTGTCAACCATTTAA
- a CDS encoding CpsD/CapB family tyrosine-protein kinase, whose protein sequence is MSNIEKALKKSREKASEVQKKASASERKDRVQPDLRVKVSDANSSTPEKTEPDHSARMLDSVEAHDIESPYDSITDKNSNHMLSAIEKSYNNIAAFDPVTSEDYDLLMEDSGLVSRLKETGIKKDETGSVIPVTSVNKYNVDEHIVSYYEAIGKQTWKGPVMVHFRRLQVSLNGLQKKNKCKVMVFTSSQQKEGKSTIALNMAITLCGDKQKKVAIMDCDFRKPTLNVLLGINPKKGLSDYLLDEADFKDICIDGFLPNLTLIPVGNRPSNTCELFSSERMLQVFAYLRENFDFVIIDTPPVLSFPDTVILAPLSDGVVFIINCKKSKRKIVKRAVETLHDSKIVGFIMNKSEVVVSDYYGYSSNYYYYDYGSS, encoded by the coding sequence ATGTCAAATATTGAAAAAGCGTTAAAAAAATCCAGAGAGAAAGCAAGTGAAGTTCAAAAGAAAGCATCTGCTTCGGAACGTAAAGATAGGGTTCAACCTGATTTACGTGTTAAAGTTAGTGATGCTAATTCCTCCACTCCAGAGAAGACCGAACCAGACCATAGCGCACGAATGCTCGATTCTGTAGAAGCTCATGATATTGAATCTCCATATGATTCAATAACTGATAAAAATAGCAATCACATGCTATCTGCTATAGAGAAGAGTTATAACAATATTGCCGCATTTGATCCGGTGACAAGTGAGGATTATGACCTGTTAATGGAGGATAGCGGACTTGTATCACGGCTGAAGGAAACCGGTATAAAAAAAGATGAGACAGGAAGTGTGATACCCGTAACTTCGGTTAATAAGTATAATGTAGATGAGCATATAGTGTCGTATTACGAGGCTATTGGAAAGCAGACCTGGAAAGGCCCTGTAATGGTCCACTTTAGAAGGTTGCAGGTGTCACTGAATGGTTTACAGAAAAAAAACAAGTGCAAGGTGATGGTATTTACCAGCTCACAGCAGAAGGAAGGAAAAAGTACAATAGCCTTGAATATGGCGATTACACTATGTGGAGACAAGCAGAAAAAGGTTGCTATTATGGATTGTGATTTTAGAAAGCCTACACTTAATGTATTATTAGGTATTAACCCTAAAAAAGGATTATCGGATTATCTTCTTGATGAAGCGGATTTTAAAGATATTTGTATCGATGGGTTCTTGCCGAATTTGACACTTATTCCCGTAGGAAACAGACCCTCAAATACATGTGAGTTGTTTTCATCAGAGAGAATGCTGCAGGTTTTTGCATATTTGAGAGAGAATTTCGATTTTGTCATAATTGATACTCCTCCTGTACTGTCATTTCCCGACACGGTAATCCTTGCACCTCTGTCTGACGGTGTCGTTTTCATAATTAACTGTAAAAAATCCAAAAGAAAAATTGTAAAACGAGCAGTTGAAACGCTTCATGATAGTAAGATTGTAGGTTTTATTATGAATAAGAGTGAGGTGGTCGTTTCTGATTATTATGGATATTCTTCAAACTACTACTATTACGACTACGGATCATCCTGA
- a CDS encoding XrtA system polysaccharide deacetylase — translation MLNAITIDVEEYFQVSAFEKYVKCEEWGTFPPRVELNTLKILDMLDEFSVKATFFILGWIAEHHPSLIREVQKRGHEIACHGYNHELIYNIGHDRFRQDIKKAKMLLEDLCGREVSYYRAPSYSITEKSLWALDILIEEGFTCDSSIFPIHHDLYGIPDAIRFPHTIDRQHGVIREFPVSTFEVGFSGHKFRIPVSGGGYLRLLPVRFIKRALRHINECEREPVILYFHPWEIDPEQPRIRAGIKSRFRHYINLDRTMGKIKYLLSSFRFAPVSQVLDANEN, via the coding sequence ATGCTTAATGCCATTACTATAGATGTTGAAGAGTATTTCCAGGTATCAGCGTTTGAGAAATATGTAAAATGTGAAGAATGGGGCACCTTTCCTCCAAGGGTAGAACTCAATACCCTGAAAATCCTCGATATGCTTGACGAGTTTTCTGTAAAAGCAACTTTTTTTATACTGGGTTGGATTGCCGAGCACCATCCTTCTCTTATCAGAGAGGTCCAGAAGAGAGGCCATGAGATAGCCTGTCATGGATATAACCACGAATTGATATATAATATAGGTCATGACAGGTTCAGGCAGGATATCAAAAAAGCAAAGATGTTACTTGAAGATCTATGTGGGAGAGAGGTGAGTTACTATAGGGCGCCGAGTTATTCAATTACAGAGAAGTCTTTATGGGCATTGGATATCCTGATTGAGGAGGGATTTACATGCGATTCAAGTATATTTCCGATTCATCACGACTTGTATGGAATACCTGATGCCATCAGATTTCCCCATACAATAGACAGGCAACATGGTGTTATAAGGGAGTTTCCTGTCTCTACGTTTGAAGTAGGGTTTTCCGGTCATAAGTTTCGTATTCCGGTATCCGGTGGGGGGTATCTGAGGTTACTGCCTGTGCGGTTTATCAAAAGGGCTTTAAGGCACATAAATGAGTGTGAAAGGGAACCGGTAATTCTCTATTTTCACCCTTGGGAGATAGATCCTGAACAGCCCAGAATCAGGGCAGGTATCAAGTCAAGGTTCAGGCATTATATAAACCTTGACAGGACTATGGGAAAAATAAAATATCTATTATCTTCATTCAGGTTTGCTCCTGTCAGCCAGGTCCTGGATGCCAATGAAAACTGA
- a CDS encoding GNAT family N-acetyltransferase, translated as MISLPFCDTAGPLFDSEEIENIFISETLSLCRKIDVEKIEIRSPISETGFKIGSFPTETISHKVRMFLDLPDSSEKLLKSFKSKLRSQINKPVKEGLRFEWGSINKLNDFYQVFSVNMKELGSPVHSWMWFSSILEFYEDKVRMGLVYKGSQPVACGIVLLVNDTVTIPWASTLRKYNYLSPNMMLYWNFLAFASDGGYAYFDFGRSSPGESTYRFKAQWGGQPEALYWHNISIKKKKVSKVNTTPEKLNANREIATYLWRKLPLCVANSLGSRIRKYISL; from the coding sequence TTGATATCCCTTCCTTTTTGCGATACTGCCGGGCCTCTGTTTGATAGCGAAGAGATTGAAAATATTTTTATCAGTGAAACGTTATCACTTTGCAGAAAAATCGATGTAGAAAAGATTGAAATACGGTCTCCAATATCAGAAACTGGTTTTAAGATCGGTTCATTTCCGACTGAAACGATCTCTCATAAAGTAAGAATGTTTCTTGATTTGCCGGATAGTTCGGAGAAGCTCTTAAAGAGTTTTAAATCGAAGCTTCGGAGCCAGATTAATAAACCGGTAAAAGAAGGACTTCGTTTTGAATGGGGTAGTATTAATAAACTCAATGATTTCTATCAAGTGTTCTCTGTTAACATGAAGGAGCTGGGATCTCCTGTTCATTCGTGGATGTGGTTCAGCTCTATACTGGAATTTTATGAGGATAAAGTGCGAATGGGGTTAGTATATAAGGGGTCACAACCTGTAGCTTGTGGGATAGTGTTGCTGGTTAATGATACCGTTACAATCCCATGGGCTTCTACTCTCAGAAAGTATAACTACCTTTCACCCAATATGATGCTTTACTGGAACTTTCTGGCTTTTGCTTCTGATGGAGGATATGCATATTTTGACTTTGGTCGTTCATCACCAGGTGAAAGTACTTACCGTTTCAAAGCCCAATGGGGAGGGCAACCGGAAGCATTATACTGGCACAATATCAGTATAAAGAAAAAAAAAGTATCAAAGGTGAATACTACGCCGGAAAAATTAAATGCAAACAGAGAAATCGCAACTTATTTGTGGAGAAAGCTGCCACTATGCGTGGCAAATAGTTTAGGCTCAAGGATTAGAAAGTATATATCTTTGTGA
- a CDS encoding DegT/DnrJ/EryC1/StrS family aminotransferase, translating into MSFFYHIPPSAAPIYEKDIYNCVRGFLGVEDYIYKFRKELEEYFQTRNVYLVSSGKAALTVILQALYRVAGDTHKDEVIIPAYTCYSVPASIIKAGLKVRLCDIDENTLDFNYSLLPDTLSERTLAVIPCSLFGILSDIERLHDIVQGKGILIIDDAAQAMGVSINGMLAGTRGDVGIFSLDRGKNFTTVEGGIIMTNRTDIADEIEKILSKTGRYSKLRQLVILLKATIFSQILRPFLYWIPANFPGLGVGGTFYSTHYVIRNMSNTQAGLAWNWRANLTRFNLARKENTEYYYRELSGFNNINCLKSGPEATYHRFPFYLDGGKKLDMNRLKLLGMSQRYPDSIDNIPELQYKNRNNYPVASSVPKRLFCLPTHIKFKKSFRLKLIQQLKEIGMN; encoded by the coding sequence ATGAGCTTTTTTTATCATATACCACCATCTGCAGCGCCAATATATGAGAAGGATATATATAATTGCGTAAGGGGGTTCCTGGGAGTTGAGGATTATATATATAAATTCAGAAAAGAGCTTGAGGAGTATTTTCAGACAAGAAATGTGTACCTGGTCTCATCCGGCAAGGCTGCCTTGACCGTTATACTTCAGGCATTGTATCGTGTTGCTGGAGATACTCACAAAGATGAAGTTATTATACCCGCATATACGTGCTACTCTGTTCCTGCTTCAATCATTAAAGCCGGTCTGAAAGTCAGGCTTTGTGATATAGACGAAAATACACTGGACTTTAATTACTCTCTCCTGCCTGATACTTTGTCGGAACGGACTTTAGCGGTAATTCCGTGTAGTCTGTTCGGCATACTTTCGGATATAGAGAGGTTACATGACATTGTTCAAGGTAAGGGGATATTAATAATTGATGATGCTGCCCAGGCGATGGGCGTTTCTATAAATGGAATGTTAGCAGGGACCAGAGGTGATGTCGGAATATTTAGCCTTGACAGGGGCAAGAACTTTACAACGGTAGAAGGTGGTATAATCATGACAAACAGGACGGATATCGCTGATGAGATAGAAAAGATATTATCCAAAACTGGTAGATATTCTAAACTTAGACAGCTTGTCATACTGTTAAAAGCAACGATTTTCTCGCAAATATTACGTCCTTTCCTCTATTGGATTCCAGCAAATTTTCCAGGTCTTGGTGTGGGTGGGACATTTTATTCAACACACTATGTAATCAGAAATATGTCAAATACACAAGCGGGCCTGGCCTGGAACTGGCGTGCGAATTTGACAAGGTTCAATCTGGCAAGAAAAGAAAATACAGAATACTATTACAGGGAATTATCCGGTTTTAACAATATCAACTGCCTGAAGAGCGGACCTGAAGCAACTTATCACAGGTTTCCATTCTATTTGGATGGGGGAAAAAAGTTAGATATGAACAGATTAAAATTGCTTGGTATGAGTCAAAGGTATCCTGATAGTATTGATAATATTCCGGAGTTGCAATATAAGAACAGAAACAACTATCCGGTTGCATCATCAGTTCCAAAGAGATTGTTTTGTCTGCCAACACATATAAAATTTAAAAAGTCATTCAGACTTAAACTTATTCAACAATTAAAAGAGATAGGAATGAATTAA